From a single Apium graveolens cultivar Ventura chromosome 2, ASM990537v1, whole genome shotgun sequence genomic region:
- the LOC141706982 gene encoding putative clathrin assembly protein At4g40080: protein MVRKFKLRLLLGNFKDKASILKASLSTKRRTASIRLSVIRATTRTSTSPPPEHRIDAILAYGHNNRLTASACIHAIMDRIHKTRNVYVVFKCLIIVHNIITRGSFILKDQLSIYPSTGGRNYLNLSMFNDKSNVKTWEFSAWVRWYARFLELNLMTSRVLGSSVSSSANSSIKNIKDFENLSGLLSSDLVKECTALVDIVDEICRIPDGSITQQNNLVYEAMKLISEDYRSTQQKMYSRLTELDDRVDGLNPGELDELINCLGKVEECKERLVVLFVNRKRHDAFWELISQTKTNFLRVKKEREIVLAISESTQLEKRVGTPSLLLSRLLPHAGKWLKAESTYIVTVSTART, encoded by the coding sequence ATGGTTCGAAAATTTAAACTGAGGTTGCTACTAGGCAATTTTAAAGACAAAGCTTCAATTCTCAAAGCAAGCTTATCAACCAAACGCCGGACGGCTTCTATCCGTCTCTCCGTCATCCGCGCCACCACCAGAACCTCCACTTCTCCACCACCGGAGCATCGGATAGACGCCATTCTTGCCTACGGTCACAACAATCGTCTCACGGCGTCTGCATGCATCCATGCAATCATGGATAGGATACACAAAACTCGAAATGTTTACGTAGTTTTCAAGTGCCTAATTATTGTGCATAATATTATTACAAGAGGTTCCTTCATCCTCAAGGATCAACTTTCGATTTATCCTTCTACCGGAGGCCGAAATTATTTAAATCTTTCGATGTTTAACGATAAAAGTAACGTGAAAACATGGGAGTTTTCGGCATGGGTACGTTGGTATGCTCGTTTCTTGGAACTTAACTTAATGACGTCTAGGGTTTTGGGTTCGAGTGTGTCGAGTTCTGCAAATTCATCGATCAAGAATATTAAAGATTTCGAAAATTTGTCGGGATTATTGAGTTCGGATTTAGTTAAAGAGTGTACCGCTTTAGTTGATATAGTTGACGAGATTTGTAGAATACCAGACGGATCGATTACTCAACAAAATAATTTGGTGTACGAGGCCATGAAGTTAATTAGTGAAGACTATCGATCAACTCAACAAAAAATGTACTCACGACTCACTGAGTTGGATGACCGAGTTGACGGGCTAAACCCGGGCGAGTTGGATGAGTTGATAAATTGTTTGGGAAAGGTGGAAGAGTGTAAAGAAAGGCTGGTTGTTTTGTTTGTTAATAGAAAAAGACATGATGCTTTTTGGGAGTTGATAAGTCAAACAAAGACAAACTTTTTGCGAGTTAAAAAAGAGCGTGAAATTGTTTTGGCAATTAGTGAGTCGACTCAGTTGGAAAAACGAGTTGGAACACCGAGTCTGCTGTTGTCGAGATTGTTGCCACATGCAGGAAAATGGTTAAAAGCTGAGTCGACTTATATCGTAACTGTTTCAACGGCAAGGACGTGA
- the LOC141685604 gene encoding zinc finger BED domain-containing protein RICESLEEPER 2-like, whose amino-acid sequence MDDLIDKGYQSLSDDEADVLENVPTKNPTTENPSEGSSKFKKQPATKRKRSKVWTTFDLVTGADKITRGRCTKGGYMCIYDSKNGTGNLLKHQKVCVDTKDIRQMVLSSSEGSMALRNTLFDPQVFRDLITNAVIKRNFPLHFVDYEGIKDAFIYAHPKSTLVSRNTLKKDILSCYQFEKKKMFNMLQDFDGRVSLTSDLWTSVATDGYISLTAHFITSDWILHKKLLNFSYLPSPHTGITISEKIYKMLCEWNIESKLGSITLDNASSKDSFVATLRTQLNLRNALLCKGEFFHIRCCAHILNLIVQEGLKEMDESVVKICESVKYIKGSQVRKEKFRECISSVALDKKRGLRQDVPTRWNSTFLMLESAIYYRHAFTHLQLTDSNYKHGLPDDEWDKVEGICKFLSVSYNITRLFSGSKYPTANLYFPNVFLVELTLIKAVEDRNYIASSLAERMRPKFNKYLKEYSIILAIAVYGEDSEQIGKLHRALKALFDLYKDKIPSYSTTSEEFASNSFHNEGNDVLKEFDAMDGENSVALEKTELDKYLEEKRLNRNLEIDILEYWRINQYRFPNLSLMVKDILSIPISTVASESAFSVGGRILDQYRSSLASNIVETAPNFTLEELTEDIMNLTLSDDMDFGGESSVVPPLQGGI is encoded by the exons ATGGATGATCTCATAGATAAG GGTTATCAATCTCTAAGCGACGATGAAGCTGATGTTTTGGAAAATGTTCCTACTAAGAATCCTACTACTGAGAATCCTAGTGAAGGTTCTTCGAAGTTCAAAAAACAACCGGCTACCAAAAGAAAGAGATCAAAGGTTTGGACTACGTTTGACCTCGTCACTGGAGCTGATAAAATAACGAGGGGAAGATGCACAAAGGGTGGTTATATGTGCATCTATGATTCAAAAAATGGTACCGGGAACTTGCTGAAGCATCAAAAGGTATGTGTAGATACCAAGGATATTAGGCAGATGGTCTTGTCTAGCAGCGAGGGATCTATGGCATTGCGCAACACATTGTTTGACCCTCAGGTATTTAGAGATTTGATTACCAACGCTGTCATTAAGCGTAATTTTCCACTGCACTTTGTAGATTATGAAGGCATTAAAGATGCCTTCATCTATGCACATCCAAAGTCTACTTTAGTCAGTAGGAACACCTTGAAGAAAGATATTTTATCTTGTTATCAGtttgaaaagaaaaaaatgttTAATATGTTGCAAGACTTTGATGGTAGAGTAAGCCTAACCTCTGATTTATGGACGTCGGTTGCTACTGATGGTTATATCTCTCTTACTGCGCACTTTATTACATCTGATTGGATTCTGCATAAGAAGCTTCTGAATTTTTCTTATCTTCCATCACCACATACCGGTATTACCATATCTGAAAAAATTTATAAGATGTTATGTGAGTGGAATATTGAGTCAAAACTAGGATCCATCACTTTAGATAATGCTTCTAGTAAAGATTCATTTGTTGCTACATTGAGAACACAACTGAATTTGAGAAATGCTTTGTTGTGTAAGGGTGAATTTTTTCACATAAGGTGTTGTGCTCACATCCTTAATTTGATTGTTCAAGAGGGTCTTAAAGAAATGGATGAATCTGTTGTCAAAATATGTGAATCTGTTAAGTATATTAAAGGCTctcaagttagaaaagaaaaattTAGGGAATGTATATCATCAGTAGCTCTTGATAAGAAAAGAGGCTTGCGTCAAGATGTCCCCACTAGGTGGAATTCTACCTTTCTAATGCTTGAGAGTGCGATTTACTATCGTCATGCTTTCACTCATTTGCAATTAACTGACTCAAACTATAAGCATGGTCTTCCTGATGATGAATGGGATAAAGTGGAGGGTATTTGTAAGTTTCTTTCAGTTTCCTATAATATCACTCGATTGTTCTCTGGATCTAAATACCCAACTGCAAATCTGTATTTTCCAAATGTTTTTCTAGTTGAACTTACGTTGATTAAGGCAGTGGAAGATAGGAACTATATAGCAAGTTCCTTGGCTGAGAGAATGAGACCCAAGTTTAACAAGTATTTGAAAGAATATAGCATTATTCTTGCTATTGCTGTT TATGGAGAAGATTCTGAACAGATAGGAAAATTACATAGAGCCTTGAAGGCATTGTTTGATCTGTACAAAGACAAAATTCCTTCCTATTCTACTACCTCTGAAGAATTTGCTAGTAATTCATTTCATAATGAAGGAAATGATGTCTTGAAG GAATTTGATGCTATGGATGGAGAGAATAGTGTTGCCCTTGAAAAGACCGAGTTGGACAAATATTTGGAAGAAAAAAGACTGAATAGGAACCTTGAGATCGACATCCTAGAGTATTGGAGGATAAATCAGTACAGGTTTCCTAATCTCTCTTTGATGGTTAAAGATATATTATCAATTCCGATTTCCACAGTTGCCTCTGAGTCTGCATTCAGTGTTGGTGGAAGAATTTTAGATCAATACCGCAGCTCATTAGCGAGTAATATTGTGGAAA CGGCTCCAAATTTTACTTTGGAAGAATTGACTGAAGATATCATGAATTTGACACTTAGTGATGACATGGATTTTGGTGGTGAAAGCTCTGTTGTGCCTCCATTGCAAG GAGGGATATGA